The Conexivisphaera calida genome includes a region encoding these proteins:
- a CDS encoding V4R domain-containing protein, whose amino-acid sequence MSSESRDDAHDNVLRLPLIGVMPGRRLAAASMRLRIGGDASAMASASAALYSRMAASGVRMLGFTCSFEGNCVTCVGLGDYTDASASPADIAAVLAAIPGFEDVKMYEGPVEGFAAVRGFTLEAADARAVLMSARALAGLLQGPREYLGEDAGAAFVYYEGFFAGRAMGEYLSQFGRESALAMMPRLWESRGYATSIETLSDPNGGHYRFEVRRLVECEVLSNYVKGPARTSHFFRGIIAGALSKIEGGEWDVEEVECVNDGSDKCAFEARRKGK is encoded by the coding sequence ATGTCGTCGGAATCCCGCGATGACGCACACGATAATGTCCTGAGATTGCCCCTGATCGGGGTCATGCCAGGGAGGAGGCTAGCCGCGGCGTCGATGAGGTTGAGGATTGGGGGGGATGCCTCCGCCATGGCCAGCGCCTCCGCCGCCCTCTACTCCAGGATGGCCGCCTCGGGCGTCAGGATGCTCGGCTTCACGTGTTCGTTCGAGGGGAACTGCGTCACCTGCGTCGGCCTGGGCGACTACACCGATGCATCGGCCTCGCCTGCTGACATTGCCGCTGTGCTCGCGGCGATCCCGGGCTTCGAGGACGTCAAGATGTACGAGGGCCCGGTGGAGGGATTCGCCGCAGTGAGGGGGTTCACGCTGGAGGCCGCGGACGCCAGGGCGGTCCTGATGAGCGCAAGGGCACTGGCCGGGCTACTTCAAGGGCCCAGGGAGTACCTGGGGGAGGACGCCGGGGCGGCGTTCGTCTACTACGAGGGGTTCTTCGCGGGGCGCGCGATGGGCGAGTACCTCTCCCAGTTCGGCCGCGAGAGCGCGCTCGCGATGATGCCTAGACTCTGGGAGTCAAGGGGATACGCGACCTCGATCGAGACGCTCTCAGACCCGAACGGGGGACACTACAGGTTCGAGGTCCGGCGCCTGGTCGAGTGCGAGGTCCTCTCGAATTACGTGAAGGGGCCGGCCAGGACCTCCCACTTTTTCCGCGGGATTATAGCCGGAGCGCTCTCCAAAATAGAGGGCGGGGAGTGGGACGTCGAGGAGGTCGAGTGCGTGAACGACGGATCCGATAAGTGCGCCTTCGAGGCCAGGAGGAAGGGAAAGTGA
- the endA gene encoding tRNA-intron lyase encodes MSNPARGVLLGDRVLVWDREDARRLFSDGFFGKPLGVPKPKGPDFDEPLVLDLVEARYLVEEGRLELVDGGGRRIGRADLRNRCRSSDEYFEEKYRVYRDLRNSGYVVSAGIKFGSDFAVYERGPGIDHAPFLVHVLKSGSPVTANYIILAGRLATAVRKKFVLAVVGKRRTRYLEFEWWRP; translated from the coding sequence ATGAGCAACCCTGCAAGGGGAGTTCTGCTGGGCGATCGCGTCCTCGTGTGGGACAGGGAGGACGCAAGGCGCCTCTTCTCGGACGGCTTCTTCGGGAAGCCGCTGGGGGTTCCGAAGCCCAAGGGCCCTGACTTCGACGAGCCGCTCGTTCTGGACCTGGTGGAGGCCCGCTACCTCGTTGAGGAGGGCCGCCTGGAGCTCGTGGACGGGGGAGGCAGGAGGATCGGACGCGCAGATCTGAGGAACAGGTGCAGGTCCTCCGACGAGTACTTCGAGGAGAAGTACAGGGTCTACAGGGACCTCAGGAACTCCGGCTACGTTGTGAGCGCGGGAATAAAGTTCGGGAGCGACTTCGCGGTCTACGAGAGGGGCCCCGGGATAGATCATGCGCCGTTCCTCGTGCACGTGCTCAAATCTGGCAGCCCGGTGACCGCCAACTACATAATACTGGCCGGCAGGCTGGCCACGGCCGTCAGGAAGAAGTTCGTCCTTGCGGTCGTGGGGAAGAGGCGCACCAGGTATCTGGAGTTCGAGTGGTGGAGGCCCTAG
- a CDS encoding NifB/NifX family molybdenum-iron cluster-binding protein, whose translation MRIVAPSKEDRGLDSRVTAHPRRAPYIIVVDVDDSGNISSVRAIPNPYAGDEAEHGGGGAGRGGRAHGGEGGAGFSQFLSSLKPDVMITYVPPESRGFRETRDAGLKVYRPRRTVGESVKALLAGELEEVTWDDAGEGGRTSAR comes from the coding sequence GTGAGGATAGTGGCACCGAGCAAGGAGGACAGGGGCCTCGACTCGAGGGTGACTGCGCACCCCAGGAGGGCCCCATACATCATAGTGGTCGACGTGGACGACTCGGGGAACATATCGTCGGTGAGGGCGATCCCGAATCCGTATGCGGGGGATGAAGCCGAACATGGAGGTGGGGGCGCGGGACGCGGAGGGCGCGCGCATGGAGGTGAAGGGGGAGCCGGATTCTCACAGTTCCTCAGCTCGCTGAAGCCGGATGTCATGATAACCTATGTGCCTCCCGAGTCCAGGGGGTTCCGGGAGACGCGCGACGCGGGGTTGAAGGTGTACAGGCCGAGGCGCACCGTCGGCGAGTCCGTGAAGGCGCTGCTGGCGGGCGAACTGGAGGAGGTCACGTGGGACGACGCCGGTGAGGGCGGGCGGACGTCTGCTCGGTGA
- a CDS encoding orotidine 5'-phosphate decarboxylase / HUMPS family protein, translating into MARSMRFPSLQVALDFTSWRDAEAVVRSLSALSGPALFLEAGTPLIKGEGISVVSRISGIAPGSPVIADLKTMDTAELEVSMAAGAGADAAVVSGAAPRETVRSFVEECRRRGMASFVDSIGLEDPSILVDKARGADVVVIHRGIDEESSNRDRRWSSIGRLKAAGFRVAVAGGIDVTAAGEALGSGADVIIVGRDITKNPDPARRASEYLRILGVR; encoded by the coding sequence ATGGCGAGGAGCATGAGGTTCCCGTCGCTTCAGGTGGCGCTCGACTTCACGTCCTGGAGGGACGCCGAGGCGGTCGTGAGGTCACTCTCGGCGCTCTCCGGACCGGCGCTCTTCCTGGAGGCTGGAACCCCTCTCATAAAGGGCGAGGGCATATCGGTCGTGTCCAGGATCTCCGGGATCGCGCCCGGGTCCCCGGTCATAGCAGACCTGAAGACCATGGACACGGCGGAGCTGGAGGTTTCCATGGCCGCAGGCGCGGGCGCCGACGCGGCGGTCGTCAGCGGGGCAGCCCCCCGCGAGACCGTGCGCTCTTTCGTGGAGGAGTGCAGGAGGAGGGGCATGGCGTCGTTCGTCGACTCCATAGGCCTTGAGGATCCCTCCATCCTGGTGGATAAGGCCAGGGGCGCCGACGTCGTGGTCATACACAGGGGCATAGACGAGGAGTCCTCGAACCGCGACAGGAGGTGGTCCTCCATAGGGCGCCTGAAGGCGGCCGGCTTCAGGGTGGCCGTGGCCGGGGGAATAGACGTGACGGCGGCCGGGGAGGCCCTGGGCTCCGGCGCGGACGTGATCATAGTGGGGAGGGATATAACGAAGAACCCGGACCCGGCGAGGAGGGCGTCCGAGTACCTCAGGATACTCGGCGTGCGCTAG
- a CDS encoding methyltransferase domain-containing protein translates to MRVPFGRTRSWIARRMLSDAEVNGNSTVLDLGSGAGDILMEAAALGARAIGLERDPVLVSESRRRIEVTGLARRADVVEGDFLTARIPRADVVTLYLTRAANAAVARRLELELPTAKVVAHGFPVPGWRPLEVDEYGGTRIYLYVPALSSGRIRR, encoded by the coding sequence ATGCGCGTTCCCTTCGGGCGGACGCGCTCGTGGATAGCGCGCAGGATGCTGTCCGACGCGGAGGTCAACGGCAATTCAACGGTCCTGGACCTGGGATCCGGGGCGGGCGACATACTGATGGAGGCGGCCGCCCTGGGCGCCCGGGCCATAGGGCTGGAGCGCGATCCCGTCCTCGTCTCCGAGTCCAGGAGGAGGATCGAGGTCACCGGGCTCGCGAGGCGCGCGGACGTTGTGGAGGGAGACTTCCTCACTGCCAGGATCCCCCGCGCGGACGTGGTCACCCTCTACCTCACGCGCGCGGCGAACGCGGCCGTGGCGCGCAGGCTGGAGCTGGAGCTCCCGACGGCGAAGGTGGTGGCCCACGGATTCCCGGTGCCCGGGTGGAGGCCGCTCGAGGTGGACGAGTACGGGGGGACCAGGATCTACCTATACGTCCCGGCGCTCTCCTCGGGGAGGATCCGTCGCTAA
- a CDS encoding DegT/DnrJ/EryC1/StrS family aminotransferase, translated as MDDKLAVEGGKPAARRTIPISRPSMGEEEASSVRDVVLSGNLREGRRARELESRMAAYIGVRHAIAVNSGTSSLLATYMAALERGSEVIVPDFTFVATASAAAVAGLRPVFADIRLDTYEIDLEDAARRITDRTSAIVLVNLYGLSGDVRALEELARDHGLKLIIDSAQALGAQVDGREAGSYGDVSCYSFYPSKNVTTGEGGLVATNNDSLADRVKLVKDHGQRGPYLHEVLGLNLRMGEMEAAIGLVQLSKLESMIEARRRNAEVLRRGLSGIPGLHLPVEPRGRRHTYNLFTVRIEPELYRVDRDRIVEAIKAEGVDARVYYPVPLHRQPIFSSSPGEDLPNSELAARTVFSLPSYPSLSGEDLEDIVRATTKVLTAYLRR; from the coding sequence GTGGACGACAAGTTAGCGGTGGAGGGAGGCAAGCCGGCCGCGAGGAGGACGATACCGATCTCGCGGCCTTCGATGGGGGAGGAGGAGGCCAGCTCCGTGAGGGACGTCGTCCTGTCCGGGAACCTGCGCGAGGGCAGGAGGGCGAGGGAGCTGGAGTCGCGCATGGCGGCCTACATAGGGGTGAGACACGCCATAGCCGTGAACAGCGGCACGTCATCGCTCCTCGCGACCTACATGGCGGCCCTGGAGAGGGGATCCGAGGTCATCGTGCCGGACTTCACGTTCGTCGCGACCGCGAGTGCCGCCGCGGTGGCCGGCCTGAGGCCGGTGTTCGCCGACATAAGGCTCGACACGTACGAGATAGACCTGGAGGACGCGGCCAGGAGGATCACCGACAGGACGAGCGCGATAGTGCTCGTCAACCTCTACGGGCTATCCGGCGACGTCAGGGCACTGGAGGAGCTGGCCAGGGACCACGGGCTGAAGCTGATAATAGACTCGGCGCAGGCGCTCGGGGCACAGGTGGACGGCAGGGAGGCGGGCTCCTATGGGGATGTCTCATGCTACAGCTTCTACCCCAGCAAGAACGTGACGACGGGCGAGGGAGGGCTGGTGGCCACGAACAATGATTCGCTCGCCGACAGGGTCAAGCTGGTGAAGGACCACGGACAGCGCGGGCCGTACCTCCACGAGGTCCTCGGGCTCAACCTCAGGATGGGGGAGATGGAGGCGGCGATAGGTCTGGTCCAGCTCTCGAAGCTCGAGTCCATGATAGAGGCCAGGAGGAGGAACGCGGAGGTCCTCAGGAGGGGGCTGTCCGGGATCCCGGGGCTCCACCTGCCGGTGGAACCGCGGGGCAGGCGCCACACGTACAACCTCTTCACGGTCAGGATAGAGCCGGAGCTCTACAGGGTGGACAGGGACAGGATAGTGGAGGCGATAAAGGCGGAGGGAGTGGATGCAAGGGTGTATTACCCGGTTCCGCTGCACAGGCAGCCGATATTCAGCTCGAGCCCCGGGGAGGACCTGCCCAACTCGGAGCTGGCGGCCAGGACCGTGTTCTCGCTGCCGTCCTATCCGTCGCTGAGCGGGGAGGACCTGGAGGACATAGTCCGGGCGACGACGAAGGTCCTGACCGCGTACCTCAGGAGGTGA
- a CDS encoding DUF47 domain-containing protein, with protein sequence MSFYIGETELQMRRRILVTLQDMTRRLLDATRSLVSMYDSMVSGSDGDVEAQRSEVSKAIGDVEAYRRSLVRQLSEVGAMLINREDVLRTAFMLEDIASYLDSLAFRIYAGKQYLTGIGPLGDRLREMLNQTLNAVTKLNDLSRILQVNPGKVSELASLVEREEKNMDGLYRDALVDSLVRIKDFKQLLVYRDVVERIERIADLSLSTSEMLMIVALRL encoded by the coding sequence ATGAGCTTCTACATCGGCGAGACTGAGCTGCAGATGCGCAGGCGCATCCTGGTCACGCTGCAGGACATGACCAGGAGGCTGCTGGACGCAACGAGGTCGCTCGTCTCGATGTACGACTCGATGGTCTCGGGATCCGACGGCGACGTCGAGGCGCAGAGGTCCGAGGTCTCCAAGGCGATAGGCGACGTCGAGGCGTACAGGAGGTCGCTCGTGAGGCAGCTCAGCGAGGTAGGGGCCATGCTGATAAACAGGGAGGACGTGCTCAGGACCGCGTTCATGCTGGAGGACATAGCGAGCTACCTGGACAGCCTGGCGTTCCGCATATACGCCGGCAAGCAGTACCTAACCGGGATAGGGCCGCTCGGTGACCGGCTGAGGGAGATGCTCAATCAGACCCTCAATGCGGTGACGAAGCTCAACGACCTGAGCAGGATACTTCAGGTGAACCCCGGGAAGGTGAGCGAGCTGGCGTCGCTCGTGGAGCGCGAGGAGAAGAACATGGACGGACTTTACAGGGACGCGCTCGTGGACAGCCTGGTGAGGATAAAGGACTTCAAGCAGCTCCTGGTCTACAGGGACGTGGTGGAGAGGATAGAGAGGATAGCCGACCTCTCCCTCAGCACGTCCGAGATGCTGATGATAGTGGCCCTCAGGCTATGA
- a CDS encoding cation diffusion facilitator family transporter codes for MSEGTRRAVRTALASNLALLLLKLSVAVVTGSSVMFAESLHSLMDSINQLFLALGMRLSSGGRSHAFPFGRGREQFFWSFVVAMGTATLSSAFSILEGVEKLIYGEELRDLWIALIVVVVGLILEGTALRVSFGSFERARRSEGFRSRLAYVRSTRNTTLLAALFEDVASVSGLLVALAALLMVELTGDVVYDAVGSIAVGVILATFGLLLAREARSLLIGEGLSRAELERVIEVVASHPAVARVMDVSGTFLGVDSAILGVEVNFRDGMTTDEIESAVNEIESMIRRVFPQAKYVYVEAEEPSARRVS; via the coding sequence ATGTCCGAGGGAACCAGGAGGGCCGTCAGGACGGCCCTCGCCTCCAACCTGGCGCTCCTCTTGCTGAAGCTGTCCGTGGCGGTGGTCACCGGTAGCTCCGTGATGTTCGCGGAGTCCCTCCACTCGCTCATGGACTCGATCAACCAGCTGTTCCTGGCGCTCGGGATGAGGCTGAGCTCGGGCGGCAGGAGCCACGCGTTCCCGTTCGGCCGCGGCAGGGAGCAGTTCTTCTGGTCGTTCGTCGTCGCGATGGGCACCGCGACCCTCTCTAGCGCGTTCTCCATCCTGGAGGGGGTCGAGAAGCTGATCTACGGCGAGGAGCTCCGGGACCTGTGGATAGCCCTGATCGTGGTCGTCGTGGGCCTGATCCTGGAGGGGACAGCGCTGAGGGTGAGCTTCGGGTCGTTCGAGCGGGCAAGGCGCTCCGAGGGATTCCGCAGCAGGCTGGCATACGTGCGCAGCACGAGGAACACGACCCTCCTGGCCGCGCTGTTCGAGGACGTGGCGTCGGTCTCCGGGCTCCTGGTGGCCCTCGCGGCGCTCCTGATGGTGGAGCTGACCGGGGATGTCGTGTACGACGCGGTCGGATCGATAGCGGTCGGAGTCATACTGGCGACTTTCGGGCTGCTGCTCGCGAGGGAGGCTAGGAGCCTCCTGATAGGCGAGGGTCTCTCCCGCGCGGAGCTGGAGCGCGTGATAGAGGTCGTCGCCTCGCACCCCGCCGTCGCGAGGGTGATGGACGTGAGCGGCACGTTCCTGGGGGTGGACTCCGCGATACTCGGGGTCGAGGTTAACTTCAGGGACGGAATGACCACCGACGAGATAGAGAGCGCGGTGAACGAGATAGAGTCGATGATAAGGCGCGTGTTTCCGCAGGCGAAGTACGTCTACGTCGAGGCGGAGGAGCCTAGCGCACGCCGAGTATCCTGA
- a CDS encoding nucleotide sugar dehydrogenase has translation MDLSALGPEELSRELRAGGIRIIVYGLGLVGSTLAAVWLRFGAHVVGIDRDPATAGRAAAGEGPAGEPLVSEAFRVGLSEGRFRVVPDEGEIEARPAVRFLAVPVTWSDGRTVLNYLEDAMEAAVGHSRSGDAVVVKPTVPIGTTRRLARDAAARAGLRLDDDLMLIYSPERISAGRAVLDVEEHYPAIVSGIGPRSTKLAEDLHGLVARAGVIRMSSMEAAEAEKMFEGVYRDVNIALANELAKVADAYGLDFEEVRRASNSQPYSHIHSPGLGVGGTCIPVYPWFLVDNALGRGLVPELTMTARRINLSMPEFFASMADREIGGLRGRRVAVLGLAFRGDVADSRLSPTYDLVLELLRRGASVIVHDPLIAEDDSLRAMSVALTGDLGTALRGADVVVVATDHSAYRELDGDSIRSMSGGSPLVMDTRHVLRPDRMHGIRLRQFAGHTQ, from the coding sequence TTGGACCTATCGGCCCTGGGCCCGGAGGAGCTCTCGAGGGAGCTCAGGGCCGGTGGGATCAGGATCATCGTCTACGGGCTGGGGCTCGTGGGATCCACCCTGGCCGCCGTCTGGCTGAGGTTCGGTGCCCACGTAGTCGGGATAGACAGGGATCCGGCGACCGCGGGGAGGGCGGCGGCCGGGGAGGGACCGGCGGGGGAGCCCCTCGTGTCGGAGGCCTTCAGGGTAGGGCTCTCCGAGGGCAGGTTCCGCGTTGTCCCCGACGAGGGGGAGATCGAAGCGAGGCCGGCCGTGCGCTTCCTGGCGGTGCCGGTCACATGGTCCGACGGAAGGACGGTGCTGAACTACCTCGAGGACGCCATGGAGGCCGCCGTCGGGCACTCAAGGAGCGGCGACGCCGTGGTCGTGAAGCCGACGGTCCCCATAGGCACCACGCGGCGCCTCGCCAGGGATGCGGCCGCGCGCGCCGGGCTCAGGCTCGACGACGACCTCATGCTGATCTACAGCCCGGAGAGGATCTCCGCCGGGAGGGCAGTCCTGGACGTCGAGGAGCACTACCCGGCGATAGTCTCCGGGATCGGGCCCAGGAGCACGAAGCTCGCGGAGGACCTCCACGGACTCGTGGCCAGGGCGGGCGTCATTCGGATGAGCTCCATGGAGGCCGCGGAGGCGGAGAAGATGTTCGAGGGGGTGTACCGGGACGTGAACATAGCGCTCGCGAACGAGCTGGCCAAGGTGGCGGACGCCTACGGGCTGGACTTCGAGGAGGTCAGGAGGGCGTCGAACAGTCAGCCCTACTCACACATACACAGCCCGGGGCTGGGGGTGGGCGGCACCTGCATACCCGTGTATCCATGGTTCCTGGTGGACAACGCCCTGGGGAGGGGACTGGTGCCGGAGCTGACGATGACCGCCAGGAGGATAAACCTCTCGATGCCTGAGTTCTTCGCCTCCATGGCGGACAGGGAGATCGGAGGGCTGCGGGGCAGGAGGGTCGCCGTGCTGGGCCTGGCCTTCAGGGGGGACGTCGCGGACAGCAGGCTGAGCCCGACGTACGACCTGGTGCTGGAGCTCCTGAGGAGGGGTGCGTCCGTGATCGTGCACGATCCGCTCATAGCGGAGGACGATTCCCTGAGGGCAATGTCGGTCGCGCTCACGGGGGACCTCGGGACCGCGCTCAGGGGAGCTGACGTCGTCGTTGTGGCGACGGATCACTCCGCGTACAGGGAGCTGGACGGCGACTCTATTAGGTCCATGTCGGGCGGATCCCCGCTGGTGATGGACACCAGACACGTGCTGAGGCCGGATCGCATGCACGGGATCAGGCTCCGCCAGTTCGCCGGGCACACTCAGTAG
- a CDS encoding ATP-dependent DNA ligase yields MSSNGDLQFSVLAEVFERMEEITSRNALTDMLIDLFKRAPPEILDEIVYLMQGKLYPDFVGVELGVGEKLLLRAISLASGLSQERVEELYRKLGDIGRAAEEAEKSRKQVVLFREPLTVHRVYTTLERVAKASGEGAQDSKVKLLASLFNDAEPLEARYLARIVMGRLRLGVADYTVLDALAVAFGGTKEAREVVERAYNVSSDLGLVARTVAAEGLEGLKSIRITVGRPIRPMLAERLSSPKEILDKMGGKVAAEYKFDGERMQVHRSGDRVMVFSRRLENITSHYPDVVEIARTGLRSSDAIVEGEGVAFDADTGEFLPFQELMHRRRKYGVEKAMEEYPVSLYLFDVIYADGVDYTTRPYMERRKKLEEIVEVGERMNIAPMMMTSDPDEMERFMMEAIEKGCEGLVVKDPSSVYRAGAREWSWIKLKREYRSEMTDTVDLVIVGAFHGRGKRAGVYGAYLLAAYDQGSDTFKTVCKVGTGFTDEDLRNFHDMLQQYVIDHRHPRVDSKMDADVWFVPQVVIEVLAAEITLSPIHTAAWGAIRPGAGLALRFPRYTGKLRTDKGPEDATTVTELVEMYRSQIKKIEETPSEGS; encoded by the coding sequence TTGAGCTCCAACGGCGACCTTCAGTTCAGCGTCCTCGCCGAGGTATTCGAGCGGATGGAGGAGATAACGAGCAGGAATGCCCTCACGGACATGCTGATAGACCTTTTCAAGCGCGCCCCGCCCGAGATACTGGACGAGATAGTCTACCTGATGCAGGGGAAGCTCTACCCGGACTTCGTGGGGGTGGAGCTAGGCGTGGGCGAGAAGCTCCTCCTCAGGGCTATATCCCTCGCGTCCGGGCTCTCGCAGGAGCGCGTCGAGGAACTCTACAGGAAGCTGGGCGACATAGGCAGGGCCGCCGAGGAGGCCGAGAAGTCCAGGAAACAGGTCGTCCTCTTCCGCGAGCCGCTGACGGTGCACCGCGTCTACACGACGCTCGAGCGCGTCGCCAAGGCCTCGGGGGAGGGCGCGCAGGACTCCAAGGTGAAGCTCCTGGCCAGCCTCTTCAACGACGCGGAGCCCCTGGAGGCGCGCTACCTCGCCAGGATAGTCATGGGGAGGCTGAGGCTCGGGGTCGCGGACTACACGGTGCTGGACGCGCTCGCGGTGGCGTTCGGCGGGACGAAGGAGGCCAGGGAGGTCGTCGAGAGGGCGTACAACGTCTCGAGCGACCTGGGGCTCGTCGCCAGGACGGTCGCCGCGGAGGGGCTCGAGGGGCTGAAGTCCATCCGGATAACTGTCGGGAGGCCCATAAGGCCCATGCTGGCGGAGAGGCTCAGCAGCCCGAAGGAGATACTGGACAAGATGGGCGGAAAGGTCGCCGCGGAGTACAAGTTCGACGGTGAGCGCATGCAGGTCCACAGGAGCGGCGACCGGGTGATGGTCTTCTCCAGGAGGCTGGAGAACATAACGTCCCACTACCCGGATGTGGTCGAGATAGCGAGGACCGGGCTGAGGTCGAGCGACGCGATAGTCGAGGGCGAGGGGGTCGCGTTCGACGCCGACACGGGGGAGTTCCTGCCGTTCCAGGAGCTCATGCACAGGAGGCGCAAGTACGGCGTGGAGAAGGCGATGGAGGAGTACCCCGTCTCCCTCTACCTGTTCGACGTCATCTACGCGGACGGCGTGGACTACACGACGAGGCCGTACATGGAGAGGAGGAAGAAGCTCGAGGAGATAGTGGAGGTCGGCGAGCGCATGAACATCGCCCCCATGATGATGACGTCCGATCCCGACGAGATGGAGCGCTTCATGATGGAGGCGATCGAGAAGGGGTGCGAGGGCCTCGTGGTCAAGGACCCCTCCAGCGTCTACAGGGCCGGCGCGAGGGAGTGGTCCTGGATAAAGCTGAAGCGCGAGTACAGGAGCGAGATGACGGACACCGTGGACCTGGTGATAGTCGGCGCGTTCCACGGCAGGGGGAAGAGGGCCGGGGTCTACGGCGCGTACCTGCTCGCGGCGTACGACCAGGGATCAGACACCTTCAAGACCGTGTGCAAGGTCGGGACCGGATTCACGGACGAGGACCTGAGGAACTTCCACGACATGCTCCAGCAGTACGTGATAGACCATCGCCATCCGCGCGTGGACTCCAAGATGGACGCGGACGTCTGGTTCGTCCCGCAGGTCGTCATAGAGGTGCTCGCGGCCGAGATAACGCTCAGCCCCATACACACGGCTGCATGGGGGGCCATCAGGCCGGGCGCGGGGCTCGCGCTCAGGTTCCCCAGGTACACGGGCAAGCTCAGGACCGACAAGGGACCGGAGGACGCGACCACCGTGACGGAGCTCGTGGAGATGTACAGGAGCCAGATAAAGAAGATAGAGGAGACGCCCTCAGAGGGCTCCTGA
- a CDS encoding nitroreductase family protein translates to MGNCTDVIDARRSVRDLSGDVPEEVVRDLLRAGARAPSPHNTQPWRFVVLGQSSKSRLAAILHERYVMKFGREPGAEERASRLRTRIEAAPLVLLLCLDRARIRTGEGREHIEWVMATQSLAAAAENMWLAAVSRGFDAAWIAAPLAVGEAIRNALGMDGSLEPQILMLLGRRSIDPRPKSELGWRDLTTFLERSPWMGALSSRSQRMPRSRPTFARWSPVDRSSADSAGGPS, encoded by the coding sequence GTGGGAAACTGCACGGATGTCATAGATGCCAGGAGGAGCGTGCGCGACCTCTCCGGGGATGTCCCGGAGGAGGTGGTGCGCGACCTGCTGCGCGCCGGGGCGAGGGCGCCGAGCCCCCACAACACCCAGCCGTGGCGCTTCGTGGTCCTGGGCCAGTCGTCCAAGTCGAGGCTGGCGGCCATCCTGCACGAGAGGTACGTGATGAAGTTCGGTCGTGAGCCGGGCGCCGAGGAGAGGGCCTCGAGGCTCAGGACCAGGATAGAGGCCGCTCCACTCGTCCTGCTCCTGTGCCTTGATCGCGCGAGGATCAGGACCGGCGAGGGCAGGGAACATATAGAGTGGGTGATGGCCACGCAGTCGCTGGCGGCCGCGGCCGAGAACATGTGGCTGGCGGCGGTGTCCAGGGGATTCGACGCCGCCTGGATAGCGGCCCCGTTGGCCGTCGGGGAAGCGATCAGAAACGCGCTGGGAATGGATGGGTCCTTGGAGCCGCAGATACTGATGCTCCTGGGCCGCAGGTCGATCGATCCGAGGCCCAAGTCCGAGCTCGGGTGGCGGGACCTGACGACCTTCCTGGAGCGATCGCCGTGGATGGGTGCCCTTTCGAGCCGCTCTCAGCGGATGCCTCGTTCCCGGCCCACATTCGCCCGGTGGAGCCCTGTGGATCGGAGCTCCGCGGACAGCGCGGGTGGCCCGTCCTAG
- a CDS encoding nucleotidyltransferase family protein, with the protein MKAVILAGGLGVRLRPYTLLAPKPMLPLGDRPLLEHMIEWLKAQGVSEFVIAVGYMRKAIEDYFEDGSDLGVKIEYARSKRPMGTAGQLKTAEHLIDGRFVLLYGDVLPRADLGPMLDFHGRKGALATMMLMKYYTRIRYGLVDAAEDGRLLRWSEKPEVGGWVNVGCYVMERDFLRYIPDGVPYGMDAAFRAAMEAGEPIYAYKSEGEFVDIGDRESYLRASREFLREMGEIP; encoded by the coding sequence GTGAAGGCAGTCATTCTGGCGGGCGGGCTCGGCGTGAGGCTCAGGCCCTACACGCTTCTGGCCCCCAAGCCGATGCTTCCGCTCGGAGACAGGCCCCTCCTGGAGCACATGATAGAGTGGCTGAAGGCCCAGGGAGTATCGGAGTTCGTTATCGCGGTGGGGTACATGAGGAAGGCCATCGAGGACTACTTCGAGGACGGATCCGACCTCGGCGTAAAAATAGAGTACGCCAGGTCGAAGAGGCCCATGGGAACCGCGGGACAGCTCAAGACGGCGGAGCACCTGATAGACGGCAGGTTCGTCCTCCTCTACGGCGACGTGCTGCCGCGCGCGGACCTGGGGCCGATGCTGGACTTCCACGGGAGGAAGGGCGCGCTAGCCACCATGATGCTGATGAAGTACTACACCAGGATCAGGTACGGGCTGGTCGACGCCGCGGAGGACGGCAGGCTGCTGAGGTGGAGTGAGAAGCCCGAGGTGGGCGGATGGGTCAACGTGGGGTGCTACGTGATGGAGAGGGATTTCCTGAGGTACATCCCGGACGGCGTTCCCTACGGCATGGACGCGGCCTTCAGGGCAGCGATGGAGGCCGGGGAGCCCATCTACGCGTACAAGTCCGAGGGCGAGTTCGTGGACATAGGGGACAGGGAGTCCTACCTGAGGGCGAGCAGGGAGTTCCTGAGGGAGATGGGGGAGATCCCTTGA